In the Desulfonatronovibrio hydrogenovorans DSM 9292 genome, ACCCCTGGTTATCAGGCTCCACCAGGATTGCATCGTCAAAGTCTTTGGCCTGGGCTCCGTCAATGGTCACAAATTCTTTGGAACTCAGATCCCTGCGGCCCTTGAAGTCTTTCTTACCTGGTTCGCCGGGCAGGTTTTGGGCCTCTTTGAGTACACTGGCTGGAAATTCCCCCGGGACCTTGTGGTTGAGCTTGACGATCTCCTCCTGGACCTCAAGGGTATGTTCGTGGCCCATGATCCTGGAGACCCTGGCCGACCACAGCCCTGCTTCCAGCTGCTCCATTGGTTCGGCCACCACCATGGTGTCTTTGTCCAGGTCCTGTCCTCCTGTTTCCAGGACCAGGGAAAAATCAAGCCTGGGATTGGCTGGCCGGGCCAGGACCAGTCCCGGCCCCATGGGTTTGATCACCTTGGCTGGCAGCTGGCTGGTGGCCCGTTCAACCACCCGGACGATCCGGCCTTCCGGATTCTTTCCCTTTTTCCCGGGCAGGGTGGCCACCAGGATGGTGTCTCCGTGCCAGGCATCCTGAAAATTTTTAGGATGGATGAATATATCCCTGCGTCTCTTGTCAAAGGGTATGGCAAAGCCCACCCCGGACCTCTGGACCTCCAGCACGGCCTTTTGCACCGGCAGTTCATCCACCAGACACCAGGTCTTCCTGGTCTTGAAGACCCGGCCCTTGGCGGTCAGGGATTTTAAAATATCCCGGGCCCGGCCGGCCTCTTTTTTGCCGAGGTCCAGGCCGTCCCTGATCTCCCTCAGGCTCAGGGGTTTGTTCATTTTCTTGAAAAACTTAAGTACTGTTTTTTGATCTATTTTCTGCATTTTTTTTCTCAGTTAAATTGTTTGGGCCGGAAAAATATACTTTATCCCTGGCCTTTTTCCCCTCCAGAGCAGGGAGCACCTTAAGCAGTATCTCATTAAACTTGTTTAGAACTGCTGCTTAACTGTCCAGCGCATGGGGACCACTCACTTCTTACCTGCGGCGACCCTGGTTATAAGCAATTGATATTCTTTGCTTTTTGACCTTACTGGTTTTCGCTGATTAAAAGTCATTCTGATAGCAACCTAAAATAAAAGTCCAGGTTGTCTATGGACTTCAATTGCCGGGTTGATAATCTGTGAGGTACGCTAATGCCAGGAGCATCCTTTTTTCCAGTTCTTCTGCCCCTTCAACCATTCGCACCCCGGCCCTGGCCTCCCAGATATTCAACCCGGCAACAGGCCCCAGTTTTACCGCATCCTTGGAAGTACAGATTACATCTCTGACCCCGGCCTGCCCGGCCATGGCTGTTATGGCCTTGATGGACTGGGCGCCAAAGGGGTGGTGGTCGGCAAAGGGCAGATGTCCTCGCGGTCCATAGCCCAGAAAAGAACTTATGGATAAGACCACTTTTCCGGGATTGGCCACCCCGGTAACCAGCAGGTAAGGCCTGTTGTCCAGTCCATGAACCGGTTGATCCTGATCAAGCCTTTTTAATTCCTTGATGCTCAGATCAAAATAACAGACTGGCTTGCCTTGGAGCAAGGGTCTTTTATCCACCAGATCTTTGACCCTGGATAGCTCACAGCCCCACAAGTTGACCATGAACAGATCCGCCCTGGCCAGGGCCAGTTCATCCTCCCGCCACCTTCCGGCCGGGACAACCCTGTTCCAGCCCTCAGCCAGGTCATGGGGGGTCAGAAGCACCAGATCAGCATCCCTTTGGACCCTGACGTGCTGAAAACCGTCATCCAGGATAAAGACATCCGGATCAAGGCGGGACAAAGCCCAGCTGGCCGCCCTGACCCGGTCCGGGTCCACTACCACCCTGGCCCTGGCTGCCAGAGACCTGGCCAGCATAAGGGGTTCATCCCCGCACACCCCGGGATCATCACCTGGCTCCACCAAGTGGGGAAAAACATTTGTTCCAGCCTTGTAGCCCCTGGTCAGGATGACCGGTTTCCGGCCAGTGTCTGCCAGCCATGTGCCCAGAAACTGGCACAGCGGGGTCTTGCCGGTCCCGCCCATGGAAATATTGCCCACCGAGATGACCGGCCTGGACAGCCTGAGCGCTTTTCTGGTCATGGCCTGCTGGCGCATCCGGACTCCCAGGGCGTAAATCCGGCCCAGGGGGTAAAGGATCTTTGCAGTTCTGGAGGAAAAAAAATCAGCTTTCATCAATTGTCTCAGCTATTGTCCGGATAATCATCCTGGTCTTTTCCCTGGATCCTGAACATATATCCATTTCCAAACAGATACCCGGCCAGAACTGTTCTGCCTGGTTTAAACCAGGGCCATGCGCCCTTTTCTCCGGTCCAAAGGTCAGAGCCGGCTCATCCCCCGCGCATGGGTTTGGTCCAGGCCACCATCCTGCGCCAGATCCTCCGCCTTTTCCTGGCCAGGTTGGCCACCAGGAGCATCCGGTCCACATCAAAACGCTCTCCGCAGTAAGCTCTGAAAAAAAAATCCTGCCACTCATCCAGGTCCAGCCGGGCCAGATCCAGGGCCCTGGGTACCAGGGAAAGCTCAGGCCTGATCCTGGCCCGGTTCAGATCAATAACGTACAGGCTGTACTTGCCAGGACCGCCTGTAAGCAGAAAATTGCTCAAATTCATGTCCCGGTGCCAGAATCCTGAGTCATGCATTTTAAGGACAAATCCAGCCAGTTTCTGAAGCACTTCCTCCATCACCCCTGGTCTGGACCAGTTTTCCTTTAAAAAGGCCCGCAGCACCACATGGTGGGGAATTGATTCGCAAATAAACGCATTCTTCCAGGTCAGTCCCAATTTTCTGTGCTCAAAAGCAGCCAAAGGTATGGGAGTCAACAAATCATGCTTGACCAGATGGCTGGCAGCCAGATATGACTTCAGCGCCTTGGATGTTTTCAACGGATCCAGCACAAAGCTCTGAAAACCCCTTGGCTTAAAAATTTTTATCAACTGGCAGGGCCATGGAAAATCTTTTTCTGCAAAGAAAGAGCCCTCTGCAACCAGATTTGGTTTTTTTTTGTAGATGGTTGATGAATTTTCCCATCGCCAGGGCCTGTCAAGGATAGTCCGGGCCACAGCCAAAAGATCGCTGTGTCCACAGAAAAAAAAGCCTCTGCTTCTGGTTAGCACTGACTCATAAGGCAGCCCGTTTTCAGAACCGGCCCTGACACTTTGGCCTTGCTGAGAGTCGCAGTTTGATTTGCCAAATGTTTTCAACGGACGGCCTCTTATCTTGGAAGCACCATGGCTGTGGTCCTCATGTATTTTCAGTTCCTGAAAACTGGGACCAGCTTGATACCAACATACACCTTATCTCTACAATAGTGGTTACAAAAAAATACGTCTATTCCAGGCTGGGAACTAAAACAGTGCTGTGGATCAACCCCAGGACAGTTACCCATCATATCGGCACAAACCGCCCTGTTATCAGGCCTGTTGACAACATAATCAAGAATCTGCTGTTGCCTGCCCCGTCCCTGGCCAAAACTGTCCGAAAAAAAATACATAATTATGACCCATTTGTCATTCCACGCTTCTTCTTTAAAAAACCAAGAAAAATCAGCTCATTAAAAAAATTCAAGCTGATTGAAGACCTGGCTGAAAACCGGAACGATCTTGAACAGTCCAAATGGTTCCATGCATTACTCCAGGAAATCAAGACCAGAGGCTTTGCCAAGCATAAAACCATAATCATGCGGAACCACGAAGACGTATTGTCTTTTTTTTCCAGCTACATTCTGAAGCTGATAGCCAGCATGGAAGCCCAGGGATACCTCCCCCAAAAAACTAAAGATGCGGGCACGGCAATTATCGGTCCTGACGGAGAAATTTATAAGAGCTCAGCAGGAAACCATCGGTTTTTTACAGCAGCAATCATTGGCACAAGCAAAATACCCCTCCAGGTGGCCGGGGTCCACCAGCAGTGGTATCGCTTGCAGCTTATGAAAC is a window encoding:
- a CDS encoding lipopolysaccharide kinase InaA family protein; this encodes MKTSKALKSYLAASHLVKHDLLTPIPLAAFEHRKLGLTWKNAFICESIPHHVVLRAFLKENWSRPGVMEEVLQKLAGFVLKMHDSGFWHRDMNLSNFLLTGGPGKYSLYVIDLNRARIRPELSLVPRALDLARLDLDEWQDFFFRAYCGERFDVDRMLLVANLARKRRRIWRRMVAWTKPMRGG
- the lpxK gene encoding tetraacyldisaccharide 4'-kinase, coding for MKADFFSSRTAKILYPLGRIYALGVRMRQQAMTRKALRLSRPVISVGNISMGGTGKTPLCQFLGTWLADTGRKPVILTRGYKAGTNVFPHLVEPGDDPGVCGDEPLMLARSLAARARVVVDPDRVRAASWALSRLDPDVFILDDGFQHVRVQRDADLVLLTPHDLAEGWNRVVPAGRWREDELALARADLFMVNLWGCELSRVKDLVDKRPLLQGKPVCYFDLSIKELKRLDQDQPVHGLDNRPYLLVTGVANPGKVVLSISSFLGYGPRGHLPFADHHPFGAQSIKAITAMAGQAGVRDVICTSKDAVKLGPVAGLNIWEARAGVRMVEGAEELEKRMLLALAYLTDYQPGN